TCAAACGAAGACCCGGAGGTCCTCCGCGTGGTGGCCCACCGGGTGGAGGTGGACCAGCTGGTTCTGGCTCGAACAGGCCCCCCGGTGGAGGAGGTCCACCTAAGCCGGGAGACCGGCCACCGTGGGTCCCAGAAGTAGAGGGCTCAATCGCGTTGATGTTCAATACGTGTGACGATCTTGACCGTCCGTTCATTGACTACCTGACGAATCAGATGGGGATGCCGGCATGGGGCGTCGGCCCACTCCTGCCAGAACAGTACTGGAAGTCGTCGGACGCGTTGATCCGCGACGGCGAGATCAGAAGAAACACTCGCCGATCGAACTACACTGAGGAGGAGGTGATCCAATGGCTAGACACGAAGCCACGTGGATCCGTTCTGTACGTAGCTTTCGGTAGCGAGGTGGGGCCAACGATGGAGGAATACCCACAACTATCAGCAGCATTAGAGCAGTCGACCCGAAATTTCATCTGGGTCATACCGACCGGGTCGGGTGGGTCTTCCGAGGAAGGATACTTCCCAGAGGGACTGGACAGCAGAGTTGGCGACAGGGGTTTGCTAATACGCGGATGGGCACCTCAGTTGCTGATACTGAGTCACCGGTCGACGGGCGGATTCTTATCGCATTGTGGATGGAACTCGACAGCGGAGGCGATAGGGCGTGGGGTCCCATTCTTGGGGTGGCCCATCAGGGGAGACCAATACTATAACGCCAAGCTGGTGGAGGGCCATCTCAAGGTGGGGTATAGGGTGGCAGAAGACGCGTCGAAAACGGTTGGAAAGGAGGAGATTTTGAATGGCATCGAGAGGTTAATGGGGGACGAAGAGATGCATCAACGAGCGGCGAGGCTTCGAGCCAAGTTCGAGAATGGGTTTCCGGCGAGCTCGGAGGCTGCTTTGGATGCTTTTCGGGATTTTATTAACCAAAACCCAGGAAAAGCACCACACCATAGCGAGTGAAAGAGAGGAGAATGTAAATTTCTAACAAAGTTCAAGCTTTTTTCCAATGTGTTTTCTGAGTCATCTGAACTTTGGAGTGCATATAATTTCGCAAGTAATCAGAGGATAGATATTATTATGTACTTAATAATGTGGAATTTTGAGCAGATAGGAAACCTTTAATGGTGTGGGTTTGATGAAAATCTTTTTGAGCTGATATTTTCATCTTGCTGTTGTTAGAGGCAAAAAAGGAACTTATGCACAAATGCTTTTGATCAATttgtaaccaaaaaaaaaaatgccggTAGAAGTCGATCTGGGGATGGGGATGGTGAattgggttgggggggggggggggggtgtgacCTCCATTGAAACGAATCAACGTGAAAATGAAGGGGGGATAAGGGAATTGTCGGGAGAAAAAACGTaagacaaaagaaagaaagtgaatgGGAAAAGAAGATGACGACAAGTGAAGGGGTGTCGCATGCCGGGAGGTTGACACTTTCTTCCCGGAGCTGGCAGGATGCTGAGACGGAACCTCCTAATGAGAGTGGGGGAACGGAGTTGATGAGAGCGACAGAGAAATCAACTTGCACATGACAAGCCTTTTCAAGAagagcaaagttttgaatatcgtTCTGATTATCGTCTCAGTTAAGGtactggaatgaaatatttcaatattagtATCGTTTCGATGTACCGTTTCGaataatgtatatatagataaattaattatatatgtataaattatattttaaaataacgaCAAGTGAGAAGGTGCCGGGTGGATGACACTTTCTTCTCGGAACGCACAAGATGCTCAAGATGGAAACTCCTAATGGAAATGGGGAAATTGCAAGGAGTTTGAGGGAagaacaaaattctatttcagtTAAagtattggaatgaaatattttaataccgGTATTGTTTCTGTGTACCGTTTCAAGATAATCTATATAtggataaattaattatatatgtataaattatatttcaaaataacatcaacgtaaattttaaaaagttaaaacaaacataataattttcttaCGTGAGAATTAGagtgaaaatattgaaaaagtcaggatttttacattaattataaaaatatcacaatCATGCTGGTATTGACCAAAATGGCTAATATAACGAAAACCGGCTGATATTGACCGAAAAGCACCGAAATGATCAGTATTTGACCCAGTACAAAACACATGCCTCCCATGTGCCAATTATTGGTCTAGCACGGTAAATTCTAATTGATACATGGTATTCAAAATATTGGGGAAAAGCCTACCTAGAGAGTATCAAGAAATTAAGCAGAGGGCAACACACGAGGAAAGGTAAAATATCAAAGCAAGAAGCAAGATCAGAAAGAACAGGGTATTGTCGATTTTTTGGAGAGTATGGAAAATTGGATTATTTTGGGATTGAACGCTTATCAAATGCACATTCAATTCTTGTTTCCGCATTCATCTAGTTTcaactaaaacaaaattatgCTTTAATAGCATTAGAAaaagtcttctctctctctttttctctcacGGAGGGGAGTAATTAAGGTGAAGTGGGGTCTATGAAAATTCCAACAAAATTGGAAGGTAGCAAAGATGTGCAAGGTCGTGCATAGCAGCTTTTTCAGGGCTGTTTGGGAGTACTGGTGGTGGCAGGAAGGTGGTGGAAAGTGAAGTATGAATGATTTAGAGAAGAGGTGGGAAAGTCTAAAGCTGACAGAGGAGAAAACTCAGTGTATTGATTTGGGTGATGAGATACCAAAGGATTCAAAAAACAAGGAAGATTGCAATCTGGTAGGGAAGGTCTGGGTGGAGAGAAGTATCAATAATCTGGTGATAGAAAAAACAATGGCTAAGGTGTGGAGAATTAGTAGAAAGGCTCAGTTTCGAGAGGTGGGAACAAATTAACACATTTGTGATAACATTTGCAAACCAAGCTTATAAGCAGCATATACTTGATGGTAGGCCATGGTTGTTCGATAATCATATCTTTGTGATAATGCAGTTGGATGGGTTCATTCCACCACAAAAGATGGATTTTAGTAGGGAAAGGATGTGGGTTCAACTACACGAGTTACCATTAGCATGCATGAACAAGGGTAGAAGGATGATTCTAGGTGAGACCCTTGGCAACATTATGGAAGTGGAGACGCAGATTGATGGAAGTAGATGGGGGTCCTATCTTAGGATTTTAACaaaattagatttgaaaaaaccATTGGCAGAGGGAAGGACCATTACCATAAAAGGAAAGACTCATTGAATCCTTGTGAAGTATGAGAAGCTCCCACACTTTTGCCTCAAGTGTGGTTGCATTATCCATGGGATGGTAGGTTGTATAGGgaaagaggaggaagagagCCAATTTGGTGTATGGAAGAGGGTAGGggtgagagaaaaaatatataagaaaggTGAGAGTAAAAGCTCGATGTGGGACCAAAGAAGCTTAACAAGAGAAGTAGACAATCAAGGGGGGGGAACAGTCTACAAGTGTGGTAGAGGAGGAGGGATTGCAGGAGTAGAATGAAGGCCAGAGAGAGGAAGAGTCACATATAGAAGTTGAGGTAAGGTCCATAGGGAGGAGTGCatgttgagagagaaaaaatgttAAGAGTGTGAGAATGGCAAAAAAGAGAGTAAGGAAAACACAAGAGAGAGTCAAGAACGGCTAGGTGAGGAAGTGAGGGAGGAAAGGAGTTTATTGGAAGGAGgagttgaaaaaagtaaaagtttGATAATGGGTAAGGGAATAACTAAAGGGGCATGGAAGAGAAGAGCAAGATAACAAAGTGGCATACTATCCCTCTTAGTGTGTCAAATGTATCTAAGAGTTTGTTTAGACCTGTTGGTGAATGAAATGAGGAggaaagggaaaggaaaaaagtaAAAGGTACTGTAACGCCTGCCCTTGTGATGGGTTCTttacaaaatgattttatgaaaagagaCGAGAATTATTGTTcgttttgaaatttcttttcttttcatgccaggatacaaaagattccatgtttataaataaaacttatttcttaatttaaaaggttacagtgaaaaacattaaattttataaattaaaatctcgTACAAAACGTTGTACTTAGTCTTTCGCGCTCTTCCTCTTGGGTCGTGTCCGTCCTGAagcatcatgctcatcttgtccctgggagggcacacataaaaactgaAATGAGTTGataactcgtaagcattacctcgtacagttaaaatataataatataggttttcagtcatgcattcatcagtccatacatatcatacatagacattcaattcattttaaaacattgcaaagtggggtttttctttaaaaagggtTTTCTTCTTGTAAACAGTTCCTCACGCCTCATTggcttcattttttaaattgtcttagcatacatgcattctttcttaacatgcatacattcttgcTTATTACTTTCATTGGCTGTTGCACACTATTACACCTCGTATGTAAAGGTTAGCGATCTTTTAGACCTTGATTCCGCCCATGACCACAGGTTAGGAATCCATTCTGTTAGAGTATAGGactaggtgcactaccagtactacttaaccggcattgcaatctgcccaatccAGTCTTTTGGTACCTTTATCCGTTCATTCATatggccgttacgtatttttatacattaaagcattcagtcctttccttcttttcagtcctttcatttctttcaatCCTTCAGTTCGTtctttcataaaagttatttaaaaagtatgggtttaaacatcatctttcatgacatcatttaaaatatcagtttatggcatcatttaaagcatcatttttcataggggcattttaaaacattttcttcgcATCGTTTATAGCATAAGACATAAGTATTGACATTTCTTTTCGTGAAAATACATCTAGTACTTACTACGTTTAGCATTTATTCACATAAATACACTTATATACTTAGGGTGTGTAAAAATGGACTACCAATGAGGGacgttacatacttatacttgaaaacttatacttagtgTTCTTTCGTAAAACGTGTTTCGTGTCGTTTCATAAGGCATCGTAAAGGAAAAGTATTTCattatcattttcatttatttagaaaactctagaagagtatgaacgtaatacttgcctagactccatgccatactcatttcatgcagtccattcatgtgcatgtcagatggcacctacatgcatacacataaccttaacatcattctctatctagtacATAAACAACTATATTAGAAATAAAAacgcttcacttggaacactctccattcATCCATGtgttcttacgtgccatttactatgctaaaaccttcggggtcCATTTACCGTCACTACCTCCATCTTCTATGTCTTCCTCATCATGTTTCCTCTCTCTGGGACTCACTTGGGTCACATTTTCCAAATCCAACTCTCTACTTTGAGGTCTTGTCCTTTAAAGTGAACTTCCGTGATTCACCtgagggttaagacactaagaccttcaaCTCTTCTATTAACCACATTCTGATGCAAGACTCAAACCAACTAAGTCACacatcccaatcctagacaacttacccattactacatTCATATATCCTAATCCATAATCAATCCTCATTCACaaccatacatgccacatggcTTTAAGCCAACTTTGAGACTTAAACATCATGCAACCATACTTatgacagattacccattatatatggtaaatctgtCTGGTACACATGTCTCACCAAATGCACATGTACTTtacccttttatcacctaagatcaacttatagttcaATGAACGTCCGCTcatataaacaagctccatacttcaataccaacttctactcaaacccgGTCAGTAGGACCTTCCCACTTCCAGCCccttttacaagttcatcccaacacttgacacgACAGGACTCCATTCACCACTACATTTTTGTCATATCACGTAACTCGAGACAAATCCCGAGTTACATTATGACCCCTATCTTGCTTCCACTGTGCTAGTCTTACACTACCCCATaacttcacacatactctaagccataagtcaactacaAGGCGACATCTGTCACCTCagactacaggccacatcacagctatttcgggacactgttacgcAGTTCCTGACCCTACTCAACACACTTTACGCTCATCTACTATGtaaccatcattttcttcacGATACGCCATACAGTAcatcgctacacaacatggagtatgCACTAGGTGTACTTCCTTCGCTATATCACGTATTACCACGACGCACACCACATGGTGCATTGCTACATGACATGGAGAATACACCACGTATACTCCCTTCGTAACACTACGCTGCATCACAACTACATAATtacgcccaacacttcactacgccgtcacacttcacttcacaactatgtagcgaactccacaatactaacagTACAGTCCACAACCCATCaactaatatttaatataaataacgatggatagagggttatactaTCGAGGAGATAACCCATGTGTCACTTACTAACTGTCACAGTCAAAGGCATCGGAAGAGTCGTATGTGGCAGTTGAACAGCGTACAGTGGCTGTTTGAGCTACTAGA
This Carya illinoinensis cultivar Pawnee chromosome 11, C.illinoinensisPawnee_v1, whole genome shotgun sequence DNA region includes the following protein-coding sequences:
- the LOC122282562 gene encoding scopoletin glucosyltransferase-like, with amino-acid sequence MAGKIFVVTGSGQGHLHPCMELCKHLASRSFHTTLVIPFSLSSSIPSSFSQHPLTDIAQITGSLGPPMPGSDSLRQQAAQDLESHLSNLPDLRPPICAIIDFQMGWTKRVFWKFNIPVIGFFTFGACAAAMEWGAWKVHAGDIKPVEIRLIPGLPEEMGITSSDLKRRPGGPPRGGPPGGGGPAGSGSNRPPGGGGPPKPGDRPPWVPEVEGSIALMFNTCDDLDRPFIDYLTNQMGMPAWGVGPLLPEQYWKSSDALIRDGEIRRNTRRSNYTEEEVIQWLDTKPRGSVLYVAFGSEVGPTMEEYPQLSAALEQSTRNFIWVIPTGSGGSSEEGYFPEGLDSRVGDRGLLIRGWAPQLLILSHRSTGGFLSHCGWNSTAEAIGRGVPFLGWPIRGDQYYNAKLVEGHLKVGYRVAEDASKTVGKEEILNGIERLMGDEEMHQRAARLRAKFENGFPASSEAALDAFRDFINQNPGKAPHHSE